One stretch of Amycolatopsis sp. NBC_00345 DNA includes these proteins:
- a CDS encoding alpha/beta hydrolase, translating into MRDISMRQDITFLSDGRKLAGHLYLPDGRSADQRRPAVAVVGASSGTKEQTPAAYARRLVRLGYVALAFDHSTYGESEGTPRSDENPFAKSEDIKNAVTFLTSREEVDRSRIAALGICGGGGFVPYTAVADRRIKAVATVSGLPDLRSTLTDGFAGDWHDLMAFAQSAREAYAAGGDAQYVPFMPPGEQSEWVENGKQYYLTDRNPDPHWKNETLVWSFDKMLQFSALDIIPLLAPTPLLLIAGSRAETLPQSQAAYEKANEPKELYLVEGGTHFDFYDKPEFVEPAVEKIDSFLRTHL; encoded by the coding sequence ATGAGAGACATTTCCATGCGCCAGGACATCACCTTCCTCAGCGACGGACGCAAGCTCGCTGGCCACCTGTACCTGCCGGACGGCCGCTCCGCCGATCAACGGCGACCGGCCGTGGCGGTGGTCGGAGCCTCCTCCGGAACGAAGGAGCAGACCCCGGCGGCGTACGCCCGGCGCCTGGTGCGGCTGGGTTACGTCGCGCTGGCTTTCGACCACTCCACCTACGGCGAGAGCGAAGGCACACCACGCAGCGACGAGAACCCCTTCGCCAAATCCGAAGACATCAAGAACGCAGTCACCTTCCTCACCAGTCGCGAGGAGGTCGACCGAAGCCGGATCGCGGCCCTGGGCATCTGCGGTGGCGGCGGCTTCGTGCCTTACACGGCCGTCGCGGACCGGCGGATCAAGGCGGTGGCCACGGTCAGCGGACTCCCGGACCTGCGCAGCACCCTCACCGACGGATTCGCCGGTGATTGGCACGACCTGATGGCCTTCGCGCAAAGCGCCCGCGAGGCGTACGCCGCGGGTGGCGATGCGCAGTACGTGCCGTTCATGCCGCCGGGCGAGCAGAGTGAATGGGTGGAGAACGGCAAGCAGTACTACCTGACCGACCGCAACCCCGATCCCCACTGGAAGAACGAGACCCTGGTGTGGTCGTTCGACAAGATGCTGCAGTTCTCCGCGCTGGACATCATCCCGTTGCTGGCGCCCACGCCTCTGCTCCTGATCGCCGGCTCCCGAGCCGAAACGCTCCCGCAGAGCCAGGCGGCCTACGAAAAGGCCAACGAGCCCAAGGAGCTCTACCTCGTCGAGGGAGGCACCCACTTCGACTTCTACGACAAGCCGGAATTCGTCGAGCCCGCCGTCGAGAAGATCGATAGTTTCCTGCGGACACACCTGTAG
- a CDS encoding alpha/beta hydrolase family protein — protein sequence MRTDEFMPTSVGEARVAWYPGQGKPRAVLAVGHGTATGIEAPDLQALAKTLPAQGITVALVEQPYRVVGDPSLSGPTILDAVWRELWPRFESARLPVIAGGRSAGSQVACRTARDLKALAVLALSYPLNGPGQARELLDTGRPTLIVQGGHDPFGRPAQFPALPSTMELVEIPQADHVFHVPYGRQAALDRLTTAVGGWLDRQLPPAA from the coding sequence GCCGACGTCGGTGGGCGAAGCGCGCGTGGCCTGGTACCCGGGGCAGGGCAAGCCACGGGCCGTCCTGGCCGTCGGGCACGGGACGGCCACCGGCATCGAGGCCCCGGACCTGCAAGCGCTGGCGAAAACGTTGCCAGCGCAGGGGATCACCGTCGCGCTCGTTGAACAGCCTTATCGCGTGGTGGGTGATCCGAGCCTGTCCGGGCCGACGATTCTCGACGCCGTGTGGCGGGAACTGTGGCCACGGTTCGAATCCGCGCGGCTGCCGGTGATCGCCGGCGGCCGTAGCGCGGGTTCGCAGGTCGCCTGCCGGACGGCCCGGGACCTGAAAGCCCTTGCGGTGCTTGCGCTTTCCTACCCGCTCAACGGTCCCGGCCAGGCCAGGGAGCTACTCGACACCGGTCGGCCGACGCTGATCGTGCAAGGCGGACACGACCCGTTCGGCCGCCCGGCGCAGTTCCCCGCGCTGCCCAGCACCATGGAGCTGGTCGAAATCCCCCAGGCCGACCACGTGTTCCACGTCCCCTACGGCCGGCAGGCCGCGCTCGACCGGCTGACCACCGCGGTCGGCGGCTGGCTGGACCGGCAACTGCCCCCGGCCGCCTGA